In one window of Tenacibaculum mesophilum DNA:
- a CDS encoding toxin VasX, which translates to MANDILEKNQLTEYNEVVARYFFECTGGGVTEPVKSPEKEALKPGIRLHFLRYGLFDRNSENQTEEDVNAPKYNDPRITKGVLIQDDKAVCKNVATCNSNTQNTNAAENSTLELEEVEVLSLKELPQINNFYVARTALNKGYIYLINDEDQDDYHELYVDESGQLQHIIWAYNKDEKGNYKDIRKPSGDKSEYKLIIEPGKKYWVAYSPVQWSRDYHNELNTDANKRKERMKLIDCSGIKKGEEEKHENVIPFTNVRATFPGNHPRAGALEKMLDSILSDEKKQDEKGDNEVFEDMFVTLHDPVGCANDVGVELADKIADLEALVESLGTGKDPVEIKKDILEGKPKQEIKKGSREEQISTLLATALTTYQLVYNDKEMITDYDGGESGSGPKFTGINIGATPMIYWDGNGILQQKLIDILAVKERKKIRESIVSYRHDFTIILGSDYYTQYFEDFNENGFIGLLEGKHITTSHMRLLSIAPGGIDHYLDLKKHRDNYKGELKNKNKEAKEFYIKYVKGSNKKVHEVLEKELNLDFFDENENVLNNSLLTDLANKVAGHVSNGLEAYVGLSNAKKINLNLTFDRLKVLTHKGKPVFQTRTRTLEALLKQNGATLDESVKLVDFKKGHRIAKILDVEEIYLVNEYNPKGKNTLNVPAEIPAKKTKAQVQGAQRVLNNIHFAKGLYYLQILNISSATYQVYDSPSAKSLVNLVGIGTELTGAFFNVKRVNAIALNRESKVVSSLSNRARLFNKVGAGFTAAVCFWEAIDAFSDNDNDAAFMWVGAGALFTTGIFVSGPVGWVIGGVAIGLVYLANYFKDTPLERYFKHYWLSDRVALSRNNNETPWQYINRVYENRSALIKDREEYKDWKDLRVCHQQLLDLMVCSAMFVKEIKLSSERVISIGGEDGRAGASFATSDVSKLTIQTSFRQFLWFKDQLQYKVFLVNTRTGSYEEIAEEELRGEVNLEEDNKGKIIATNTTINIPNRVHRKRHNNQTTIFQLLFICKLTIDEETNKYYPHTYVGEERYMGIKIKLFESKVTGTKNMDGLLFKPQPTEYKGFYYKNVKVDTLNNLLVWAKDLILNI; encoded by the coding sequence ATGGCTAACGATATTTTAGAAAAAAACCAACTAACAGAATATAATGAGGTAGTTGCTAGGTATTTTTTTGAATGTACAGGAGGTGGTGTTACGGAACCTGTAAAGAGTCCAGAAAAAGAAGCTTTAAAACCGGGTATTCGTTTACATTTTTTACGTTATGGTTTATTTGATAGGAATTCAGAAAACCAAACAGAAGAAGATGTAAATGCACCTAAATATAACGATCCGAGAATAACCAAAGGTGTTTTAATACAAGATGATAAAGCAGTATGTAAAAATGTAGCTACTTGTAATTCTAATACCCAGAATACAAATGCAGCAGAAAACAGTACGCTTGAGTTAGAAGAAGTAGAGGTGTTGTCACTAAAAGAATTGCCTCAAATTAATAATTTTTATGTAGCCCGAACTGCTCTAAATAAAGGATATATTTATCTAATTAACGATGAAGATCAAGACGATTACCACGAACTATATGTTGATGAAAGTGGACAGCTACAGCATATTATATGGGCATACAACAAAGATGAAAAAGGAAACTATAAAGATATTCGAAAACCATCTGGAGACAAGAGTGAATATAAGTTAATAATAGAACCAGGAAAAAAATATTGGGTAGCATACTCTCCTGTACAATGGAGTAGAGATTATCATAATGAGCTGAATACGGATGCTAATAAGCGTAAAGAACGTATGAAGTTGATAGACTGTAGTGGTATAAAAAAAGGAGAAGAAGAAAAACATGAAAATGTTATACCATTTACAAACGTAAGAGCAACGTTTCCTGGTAATCATCCAAGGGCAGGTGCACTTGAAAAAATGCTAGATTCAATATTATCAGATGAAAAGAAGCAAGATGAAAAAGGAGATAATGAGGTTTTTGAAGATATGTTTGTTACGTTGCACGACCCTGTAGGTTGTGCAAATGATGTAGGAGTAGAGTTAGCTGATAAAATAGCAGATTTAGAAGCTTTAGTAGAGTCGTTAGGTACTGGTAAAGACCCTGTTGAAATAAAAAAAGATATTCTTGAAGGAAAACCAAAACAAGAAATAAAGAAAGGTTCAAGAGAGGAACAAATATCTACATTATTAGCAACAGCATTAACAACCTATCAATTAGTGTATAATGATAAAGAAATGATTACCGATTATGATGGAGGAGAAAGTGGTAGTGGACCAAAATTTACAGGCATAAACATTGGGGCAACTCCAATGATATATTGGGATGGCAATGGTATCTTGCAACAAAAATTAATAGACATACTAGCTGTAAAAGAACGTAAAAAAATACGTGAATCAATTGTGAGTTATCGACACGATTTTACAATTATTTTAGGTAGTGATTATTATACGCAATATTTTGAAGATTTTAATGAAAATGGTTTTATAGGACTGTTAGAAGGAAAGCATATTACTACATCTCATATGCGTTTATTAAGTATTGCTCCAGGGGGTATAGATCATTATCTAGACTTAAAAAAACATCGTGATAACTACAAAGGAGAACTGAAAAATAAAAACAAAGAAGCTAAAGAATTCTACATAAAATACGTAAAAGGGAGTAATAAAAAAGTACACGAAGTTTTAGAAAAAGAGTTAAATCTCGATTTTTTTGATGAAAATGAAAATGTTTTAAATAACAGTTTGTTAACTGATTTAGCTAACAAAGTAGCAGGACATGTTAGTAATGGTTTAGAAGCTTATGTAGGGCTTAGTAATGCAAAAAAAATAAACTTAAACCTTACTTTTGATAGACTCAAGGTGCTTACGCATAAAGGCAAACCAGTTTTTCAAACACGAACAAGAACTCTTGAGGCTTTATTAAAACAAAATGGAGCTACTTTAGATGAAAGTGTAAAGTTGGTAGACTTTAAAAAAGGACATCGAATAGCTAAAATATTAGATGTTGAAGAAATATACTTGGTAAATGAGTATAACCCCAAAGGAAAAAACACCTTAAATGTACCAGCAGAAATACCAGCAAAAAAAACAAAAGCTCAAGTACAAGGAGCCCAACGGGTATTAAACAATATTCATTTTGCGAAAGGCTTATATTACTTACAAATTTTAAATATATCTTCTGCAACTTATCAGGTGTATGATAGTCCTTCTGCAAAAAGTCTTGTAAATTTAGTAGGTATTGGAACGGAGTTGACAGGAGCCTTTTTTAATGTAAAAAGAGTAAACGCAATAGCATTAAATAGAGAAAGCAAGGTGGTTAGTAGCCTTAGTAATAGAGCAAGACTTTTTAATAAGGTAGGAGCAGGGTTTACAGCAGCTGTATGTTTTTGGGAGGCTATTGATGCTTTTAGTGACAACGATAACGATGCGGCTTTTATGTGGGTAGGCGCAGGGGCGTTGTTTACAACGGGTATCTTTGTGTCAGGACCCGTAGGTTGGGTCATTGGTGGGGTAGCCATAGGTTTGGTGTACTTAGCAAATTACTTTAAAGATACACCACTTGAGCGATATTTTAAGCATTATTGGTTAAGTGATAGGGTTGCTTTATCAAGAAATAATAATGAAACTCCTTGGCAATATATCAACAGGGTGTATGAAAATCGCAGCGCATTAATAAAAGATAGAGAAGAATATAAAGATTGGAAAGATTTACGTGTTTGTCATCAACAATTATTAGATTTAATGGTGTGCAGTGCAATGTTTGTAAAAGAAATTAAATTAAGTTCAGAAAGGGTAATTAGTATAGGTGGAGAAGATGGTAGAGCTGGTGCTTCTTTTGCTACAAGCGATGTAAGTAAGCTAACCATACAAACAAGTTTTCGCCAATTTTTGTGGTTTAAAGACCAATTGCAGTACAAAGTTTTTTTGGTTAATACTAGAACAGGAAGTTATGAAGAAATAGCTGAAGAAGAATTAAGAGGAGAAGTTAATTTAGAAGAAGATAACAAAGGTAAAATAATAGCCACAAATACCACTATTAATATCCCTAACAGAGTTCACAGAAAAAGACATAACAATCAAACTACTATTTTTCAGTTGTTGTTTATTTGTAAGTTAACAATAGATGAAGAAACAAATAAGTATTACCCTCATACGTATGTGGGGGAGGAACGTTATATGGGAATAAAAATAAAACTGTTTGAAAGTAAGGTTACAGGCACTAAAAATATGGATGGTTTGTTATTTAAACCGCAACCAACAGAATATAAAGGGTTTTATTATAAAAATGTAAAGGTGGATACGCTTAACAATTTATTAGTGTGGGCAAAAGATCTGATATTGAATATATAA
- the tssD gene encoding type VI secretion system tube protein TssD — MGSFRASFEFAGKEFDVLEAEYSLNRNTDTKGKPSSSVNGGRVTLTIESTSDTSVIEAMVNSQFKSVDGKIVFKKTDEDSKMKEVEFKNAYIVYFKEELDVNNEIPMKLTVTFSAEELLIGNANLDNRWPVA; from the coding sequence ATGGGATCATTTAGAGCAAGTTTCGAATTCGCAGGAAAAGAATTCGACGTATTAGAAGCTGAGTACAGCTTAAACAGAAACACAGACACAAAAGGTAAGCCATCTTCAAGTGTAAACGGAGGAAGAGTTACTTTAACTATTGAATCAACATCAGATACTTCTGTTATCGAGGCAATGGTGAATAGCCAGTTTAAGTCTGTAGATGGAAAAATTGTTTTCAAGAAAACAGATGAAGATTCAAAAATGAAAGAAGTAGAATTTAAAAACGCTTACATCGTTTACTTCAAAGAAGAATTAGATGTAAACAACGAAATTCCAATGAAATTAACAGTTACTTTCTCAGCTGAAGAATTATTAATTGGTAACGCAAACTTAGATAACCGTTGGCCAGTAGCTTAA
- a CDS encoding type VI secretion system Vgr family protein, translating into MHKIKEEALDKQITIDGNFVKSYKTITINQFLYQHHTFEVVVDIETVEEAGSYTLEKSKEWLGKQLTTNVSGKAFIGVVLDVSMRHNEIGLHGELILKGLSQTVLLENGKQQKSWLEKDLASIISEIMDTTAIKNKINPAYTSVIPYQCQYAESDYKYLQRLAYQYNEWFYFDGVDVIFGKPESQGQKPIELEYSKDLKELQIKTKTYNPTLATYSYDSLNDQFFEGDLKVTNEGLNDLANTALKASEQVYKEVKDFGVSDVFLQDKSSLDEYLQKRLQGLSAGGNVLKASGGAKGLSLGSVIKVSAAKYDEGKYTVKQYGEYIITQISHFADVGGAYSNTFEAIPANTKSLPLNENIAPAVANNQVAKVVSNKDPESKGRVQVQFYWQEAIGAKTDFIRVMTPDAGSSDLTKTNRGFVFIPEVGDQVMVGFEHNDPNRPFVMGSMFTGKNGAGGDEENVRKSIITRGGHTIELDDTKDKEKITIKDKDGSIITFDTKEKSLFVQSAETMEFSAKNVKIIAEENIELQAKGEIKTASEKDTSILSQGAIKAQADKDASITSSANVAIEASSKATIKGQNTTIEGQVAAELKGQQTKVQGQMTVVQGASGKFDIM; encoded by the coding sequence ATGCATAAGATAAAAGAAGAAGCATTAGATAAACAAATTACTATAGATGGTAATTTTGTAAAGAGCTATAAAACAATTACAATAAACCAATTCTTATACCAGCACCATACTTTTGAAGTCGTGGTAGACATAGAAACTGTAGAAGAAGCAGGAAGTTACACCTTGGAAAAATCAAAAGAATGGTTAGGAAAACAATTAACAACTAACGTTTCTGGTAAAGCATTTATAGGTGTTGTGTTAGATGTGTCAATGCGCCATAATGAAATAGGTTTACACGGTGAATTAATACTTAAAGGATTATCTCAAACAGTTTTACTAGAAAATGGAAAACAACAGAAATCTTGGCTAGAAAAAGATTTGGCAAGTATTATTTCAGAGATCATGGATACTACCGCTATAAAAAACAAGATTAATCCAGCATACACTTCAGTAATTCCTTACCAATGCCAATACGCAGAGAGCGATTATAAGTACCTACAAAGATTAGCATATCAGTATAATGAATGGTTTTATTTTGATGGAGTAGACGTTATTTTTGGAAAGCCAGAATCACAAGGTCAAAAACCAATAGAGCTAGAATATAGTAAAGACTTAAAAGAGCTACAAATAAAAACGAAAACGTATAATCCTACTTTAGCAACTTATAGTTACGATTCATTAAATGATCAGTTTTTTGAAGGAGATTTAAAAGTAACTAACGAAGGATTAAACGATTTAGCAAATACAGCACTTAAAGCATCAGAACAAGTTTATAAAGAAGTAAAAGACTTTGGTGTAAGTGATGTGTTTTTACAAGACAAATCATCATTAGATGAGTATTTACAAAAACGATTACAAGGGTTAAGTGCAGGAGGTAATGTGCTTAAAGCAAGTGGAGGAGCAAAAGGACTAAGTTTAGGGAGCGTAATTAAAGTAAGTGCAGCAAAGTATGACGAAGGAAAATATACTGTAAAACAGTATGGAGAATATATTATAACACAAATAAGCCACTTTGCAGATGTAGGAGGAGCATATTCTAATACTTTTGAGGCAATTCCAGCAAACACAAAAAGCTTACCATTAAACGAAAACATAGCACCAGCTGTAGCTAATAATCAAGTAGCGAAGGTAGTAAGTAATAAAGACCCAGAAAGTAAAGGACGTGTACAAGTTCAGTTTTACTGGCAAGAAGCTATTGGAGCAAAAACAGATTTTATTCGTGTAATGACCCCAGATGCAGGGAGCAGTGATCTTACTAAAACTAATAGAGGTTTTGTTTTTATTCCAGAAGTAGGAGACCAAGTAATGGTAGGTTTTGAGCATAACGACCCTAACCGTCCCTTTGTAATGGGAAGTATGTTTACAGGTAAAAATGGAGCAGGTGGAGATGAAGAAAATGTAAGAAAGAGTATTATTACGCGAGGTGGACACACTATTGAGTTAGATGACACAAAAGATAAAGAGAAAATAACCATAAAAGACAAAGACGGAAGTATCATAACCTTTGATACTAAAGAAAAATCATTGTTTGTTCAGTCTGCTGAAACTATGGAGTTTTCTGCAAAAAATGTAAAAATAATTGCTGAAGAAAATATCGAACTACAAGCAAAAGGAGAAATAAAAACAGCATCAGAAAAAGACACTTCAATCTTATCTCAAGGAGCAATTAAAGCTCAGGCAGATAAAGACGCTAGTATTACAAGTAGTGCAAATGTAGCCATTGAAGCAAGTAGTAAAGCTACCATTAAAGGGCAAAACACAACTATTGAAGGTCAAGTGGCAGCCGAGTTAAAAGGACAACAAACAAAAGTACAAGGGCAAATGACTGTTGTACAAGGAGCAAGCGGTAAGTTTGATATAATGTAA
- a CDS encoding PAAR domain-containing protein, translated as MPGPVATVGSMHACPMCSGTTPHVGGPIAQGEANVLANGKPVATIGSMCTCVGPPDTIAQGFPNILINGKPVACLGDLTAHGGTITAGEANIIVGSAAPVPSVNMPVNKIPFPKISIVDRLAHNSKIKEAEENQEKLKEEEQGEPRIYNLQWLKEKNIIRKSKVLKEVTLRAYVYNIPEGESITFKVKKPVETTDENGSTTTNEEEVVELTGTVQDKKVEVTWEVEDASEEKESTNNEGSNSNSNTKEACNSTPSPSNLIVPASEEEKKDRFVEVEKGEVKKGSWIIEEGNTIIVNRNGNRAYDWEYADAPSEAKMKKNGMSDHDIFNVKLTKSYPEAYLKAEMKVTLWLFSDLEDGFGENGIQLANHFFSGGGKDFEFNQNSNPSKEIRDSKRFKSFLSSLKKELKEKYNKDGVIDNDSTKNTSYKIKTSLPYYGVSSSLNPNMNEAATFIGGIQGCLAKYRVLKNEKTNEVKVEIDRVIFLDTFGAGWEDGGANGMAKQWVPGLVAMFCLQHFKNVNNPEKYRPFTVFVDIKPSES; from the coding sequence ATGCCAGGACCAGTAGCAACAGTAGGTAGTATGCATGCATGTCCTATGTGTAGTGGAACAACCCCTCATGTTGGAGGACCAATAGCACAAGGAGAAGCAAATGTATTAGCCAATGGTAAACCCGTAGCCACCATAGGTAGCATGTGTACCTGTGTAGGACCACCAGATACCATAGCACAAGGATTTCCTAATATTTTAATTAACGGAAAACCCGTAGCATGTTTGGGAGACCTAACAGCTCACGGAGGAACAATAACAGCAGGAGAAGCTAATATTATAGTGGGTAGTGCTGCGCCAGTTCCATCGGTTAATATGCCAGTAAATAAAATACCATTTCCTAAAATTAGTATTGTAGATAGATTGGCTCACAATAGTAAAATAAAAGAAGCGGAAGAAAATCAAGAAAAGCTAAAAGAAGAAGAGCAAGGAGAACCGCGAATTTATAATTTACAATGGCTAAAAGAGAAGAATATAATACGGAAGTCAAAAGTGTTAAAAGAAGTAACACTTCGAGCTTATGTGTATAATATACCAGAAGGAGAAAGTATTACGTTTAAAGTAAAGAAACCTGTTGAAACTACTGATGAAAATGGTAGTACAACCACAAATGAAGAAGAAGTGGTTGAACTAACAGGTACGGTACAAGATAAAAAAGTAGAAGTTACTTGGGAAGTTGAAGATGCTTCGGAAGAAAAGGAAAGTACCAATAATGAAGGTAGTAATTCAAATTCTAATACAAAAGAAGCGTGTAATTCAACACCATCACCTAGTAATCTAATAGTACCAGCTTCTGAAGAAGAAAAAAAAGACCGTTTTGTTGAAGTAGAAAAAGGAGAGGTTAAAAAAGGTAGTTGGATTATAGAAGAAGGAAACACAATTATTGTTAATAGGAATGGAAATAGAGCATATGATTGGGAGTATGCAGATGCTCCCAGTGAAGCTAAAATGAAGAAAAATGGGATGTCAGATCATGATATTTTTAATGTGAAGTTAACAAAATCTTACCCAGAAGCATATTTAAAAGCAGAAATGAAAGTTACTCTTTGGTTGTTTTCTGATCTGGAAGATGGTTTTGGAGAAAATGGAATACAATTAGCTAATCACTTTTTTTCTGGAGGAGGAAAAGATTTTGAATTTAATCAAAATTCAAACCCTTCAAAAGAAATACGTGATTCAAAAAGGTTTAAGTCTTTTTTGTCATCTTTAAAAAAGGAACTTAAAGAGAAATATAATAAAGATGGTGTTATAGATAATGATTCTACAAAGAATACATCTTATAAAATAAAAACTTCACTTCCTTACTATGGAGTATCATCATCATTAAACCCAAATATGAATGAAGCAGCAACATTTATTGGAGGTATTCAAGGTTGTTTGGCAAAATATAGAGTGTTAAAAAATGAAAAGACCAATGAAGTAAAAGTTGAAATAGATAGGGTGATATTTCTTGATACTTTTGGAGCAGGATGGGAAGATGGAGGAGCTAATGGTATGGCTAAGCAATGGGTGCCAGGTTTGGTGGCAATGTTCTGTTTACAACATTTTAAAAATGTAAATAATCCTGAAAAGTATAGACCTTTTACAGTGTTTGTAGATATTAAACCTTCGGAATCATGA
- a CDS encoding C40 family peptidase: MSNKKIWLNVKQGKAEEMKLETEEKGLMLRHEKGTNTLAEGLVGAYAKDSKITNKDDFKDWAIFKVTLGGKDTKREKEELDKLKDKKAFMYLLVDAHTPNGIKVVYNGTNPDKDGEPDQRTTPNRWLDMDGKWFELGKKQRAPWMEFAEQEYETFKGINENKSPLKERIKDYYHKSTTLGKSHYGKKTEWTDVVSWCASFVNWCFEQTKNYKGTNESKGGSYNSLAFDWIPKNWENGEKCEAFYGAVITLKYSHTAFIVGKNTKKNKYVYLGGNQGGKSSGEQQIRYGTVTIGKEKSISKPKNYKVTDEEKKLKEMTVNADGSFKTTR; encoded by the coding sequence TTGTCAAATAAAAAAATATGGTTGAATGTTAAACAAGGAAAGGCTGAGGAAATGAAGTTAGAAACTGAAGAAAAAGGTTTAATGTTACGGCATGAGAAAGGTACAAATACATTAGCTGAAGGACTTGTAGGAGCATATGCAAAAGATAGTAAAATCACCAATAAAGATGATTTTAAAGATTGGGCAATATTTAAAGTTACGTTAGGAGGTAAAGATACCAAAAGAGAAAAAGAAGAGTTAGATAAGCTTAAGGATAAAAAGGCATTTATGTACTTATTAGTTGATGCCCACACTCCTAATGGTATAAAAGTAGTATATAATGGAACGAATCCAGATAAAGATGGAGAACCAGACCAACGTACAACGCCTAACCGTTGGTTAGATATGGATGGTAAGTGGTTTGAGTTGGGGAAGAAACAAAGAGCTCCCTGGATGGAGTTTGCAGAACAAGAATATGAAACCTTTAAAGGTATAAATGAAAATAAATCACCATTAAAAGAACGAATCAAAGATTATTATCATAAAAGTACAACATTAGGGAAGTCGCATTACGGAAAGAAAACAGAGTGGACAGATGTAGTATCATGGTGTGCTTCTTTTGTAAATTGGTGCTTTGAACAAACTAAAAACTATAAAGGAACTAATGAAAGTAAAGGAGGAAGTTATAATTCATTAGCCTTTGATTGGATACCAAAAAATTGGGAGAATGGAGAAAAATGCGAAGCTTTTTATGGAGCAGTAATAACATTAAAGTATTCCCATACAGCTTTTATAGTTGGTAAAAACACAAAAAAGAATAAGTATGTTTATTTAGGAGGGAACCAAGGAGGTAAGAGTTCAGGAGAACAACAGATTAGGTATGGTACTGTGACTATTGGTAAAGAAAAATCGATATCAAAACCCAAAAATTATAAAGTCACAGATGAAGAAAAAAAGCTTAAAGAAATGACTGTAAATGCAGATGGTTCATTTAAAACAACAAGATAA